Proteins from a genomic interval of Diospyros lotus cultivar Yz01 chromosome 6, ASM1463336v1, whole genome shotgun sequence:
- the LOC127803840 gene encoding homeobox-leucine zipper protein ROC8-like isoform X10: MMDFGHGGNGNGSGDDQEASNSQRGKKHYHRHTSYQIQQLEMFFKECPHPDENQRRQLGRELGLEPKQIKFWFQNKRTQTKAQNERADNSSLRVENEKIHCENLAIGEALRNVLCPTCRGPPFGEEERQLNLQKLKIENSQLKKEYERVSQLVANYLGKSAEQIPSLSHSLNFQAEGFAVQGIQGSLSLNLGIGKSNSTMQYPLNASLDWEKSLMIETAISAMDELLRLLRVNEPLWIKSPMDGGYVLHRDSYDKLFPRSNQFKSSTAWIESSKDSGVVPMSGRHLLDMFLDANKWVDIFPTIVTKARTIEVLDTRILGDQGGVLQLMYEQMHILSPLVVPREFYFLRYCQEVEPCMWVMVDISCDFFREDPRTSPPQSWKLPSGCMIEDKSNGCCEVTWVEHVEVDDQSQTHYLYRDLICGGSAFGAQRWIFTLQRMSERLACSTGSLSHELAGVIDMPEGRRSVMDLSHRMVKNFWGMLSMSGKLEFPHLGNGVHVSVRHSNEPDQPGGMIVSAASSLWLPLSCEILFNFFGNVKTRIQWDVVSDGKPVQEIVHVPCGTNPGNCISIIQPFFPTENSMLMLQESCIDPLGSLVVHAPIDLSAIKSAMHGEDSASIPILPSGFVISGDGRPDQGSMGTSSSSSIPRSGGSILTVAFQILVCDQDQVSLESVDTVTSLVTSTIQKMKAALNCSDV; this comes from the exons ATGATGGATTTTGGTCATGGAGGCAATGGTAATGGCTCTGGTGATGACCAAGAGGCCTCAAATTCTCAAAGAGGAAAGAAGCACTACCACCGCCACACTTCTTACCAGATACAGCAATTGGAGAT GTTCTTCAAGGAATGTCCCCATCCCGATGAAAACCAGCGGCGTCAACTGGGTAGAGAACTGGGTCTTGAGCCTAAGCAGATAAAATTTTGGTTCCAAAACAAGAGGACTCAGACAAAG GCTCAGAATGAGAGAGCTGATAACAGCAGTCTGAGAGTGGAGAACGAGAAAATCCATTGTGAGAACCTTGCAATTGGTGAGGCTCTCAGAAATGTGCTGTGCCCAACTTGTCGGGGTCCCCCCtttggggaagaagaaagaCAGCTTAATCTTCAGAAGCTAAAGATAGAAAATTCCCAGTTAAAAAAAGAG TACGAGAGAGTATCCCAACTTGTTGCCAATTACCTAGGGAAGTCTGCTGAGCAAATTCCTTCATTATCACACTCGTTAAACTTTCAGGCTGAAGGATTTGCAGTTCAAGGGATACAGGGAAGTCTTTCTCTAAACCTTGGTATTGGAAAATCAAATTCCACCATGCAATACCCATTAAATGCAAGCCTTGATTGGGAAAAATCACTCATGATTGAGACTGCAATTAGTGCTATGGATGAATTGCTCAGGCTTTTGCGAGTTAATGAACCCTTGTGGATCAAGTCCCCAATGGATGGGGGATATGTACTTCATCGTGATAGCTATGACAAGCTTTTTCCTAGGTCTAATCAATTTAAAAGTTCTACAGCCTGGATAGAGTCATCGAAAGATTCGGGTGTGGTGCCAATGAGTGGAAGACACTTGCTTGACATGTTTCTGGATGCG AATAAATGGGTGGATATTTTCCCTACGATAGTTACAAAAGCAAGGACAATTGAAGTACTTGATACCAGAATTCTTGGAGATCAAGGTGGTGTTTTGCAGCTG ATGTATGAACAAATGCATATCTTGTCGCCTCTTGTGGTACCTCGAGAGTTCTACTTCCTCCGATATTGTCAAGAAGTAGAGCCATGCATGTGGGTTATGGTTGATATTTCATGTGATTTCTTCAGAGAGGACCCTCGTACATCTCCTCCCCAATCATGGAAGCTTCCTTCTGGTTGCATGATTGAAGATAAGTCCAATGGATGCTGTGAA GTGACATGGGTGGAACATGTAGAAGTGGATGATCAATCTCAAACCCATTACCTGTATAGAGATTTAATATGTGGGGGATCAGCATTTGGAGCTCAACGATGGATTTTTACTCTTCAGAGGATGTCTGAGAGATTGGCATGCTCAACAGGGTCACTTAGTCATGAACTTGCAGGGG TGATTGATATGCCTGAAGGAAGGAGAAGCGTAATGGATCTTTCCCACAGAATGGTCAAGAATTTTTGGGGAATGTTGAGCATGTCAGGTAAACTAGAATTTCCTCATTTGGGCAATGGAGTTCACGTCTCAGTTCGCCATAGCAATGAACCAGACCAACCTGGTGGAATGATTGTCAGTGCTGCTTCGTCTCTGTGGCTCCCTCTATCATGCGAGATcctgtttaatttttttggaaatgtGAAAACGCGAATTCAG TGGGACGTGGTCTCAGATGGAAAACCAGTGCAAGAGATTGTGCATGTCCCTTGTGGAACTAATCCAGGAAATTGTATATCTATTATCCAG CCGTTCTTTCCCACCGAGAACAGCATGCTGATGCTTCAGGAGAGCTGCATAGATCCTTTGGGATCGCTTGTAGTCCATGCCCCCATTGACTTATCAGCAATCAAGTCAGCCATGCATGGGGAGGACTCTGCAAGCATACCAATTCTTCCATCAGGCTTTGTTATCTCTGGTGATGGCCGTCCCGATCAAGGAAGCATGGGAACTTCATCAAGCTCAAGCATCCCAAGGTCCGGTGGTTCAATTCTTACAGTGGCTTTCCAGATTCTGGTTTGTGACCAAGACCAGGTGAGTTTGGAGTCTGTGGATACGGTAACTTCCCTTGTCACCTCTACCATCCAGAAAATGAAGGCTGCCCTCAATTGCTCCGATGTGTAG
- the LOC127803840 gene encoding homeobox-leucine zipper protein ROC8-like isoform X6 gives MMDFGHGGNGNGSGDDQEASNSQRGKKHYHRHTSYQIQQLEMFFKECPHPDENQRRQLGRELGLEPKQIKFWFQNKRTQTKAQNERADNSSLRVENEKIHCENLAIGEALRNVLCPTCRGPPFGEEERQLNLQKLKIENSQLKKEYERVSQLVANYLGKSAEQIPSLSHSLNFQAEGFAVQGIQGSLSLNLGIGKSNSTMQYPLNASLDWEKSLMIETAISAMDELLRLLRVNEPLWIKSPMDGGYVLHRDSYDKLFPRSNQFKSSTAWIESSKDSGVVPMSGRHLLDMFLDAVHPDITCFKCIIFCTRNEFVCLIALFLQNKWVDIFPTIVTKARTIEVLDTRILGDQGGVLQLMYEQMHILSPLVVPREFYFLRYCQEVEPCMWVMVDISCDFFREDPRTSPPQSWKLPSGCMIEDKSNGCCEVTWVEHVEVDDQSQTHYLYRDLICGGSAFGAQRWIFTLQRMSERLACSTGSLSHELAGVIDMPEGRRSVMDLSHRMVKNFWGMLSMSGKLEFPHLGNGVHVSVRHSNEPDQPGGMIVSAASSLWLPLSCEILFNFFGNVKTRIQWDVVSDGKPVQEIVHVPCGTNPGNCISIIQPFFPTENSMLMLQESCIDPLGSLVVHAPIDLSAIKSAMHGEDSASIPILPSGFVISGDGRPDQGSMGTSSSSSIPRSGGSILTVAFQILVCDQDQVSLESVDTVTSLVTSTIQKMKAALNCSDV, from the exons ATGATGGATTTTGGTCATGGAGGCAATGGTAATGGCTCTGGTGATGACCAAGAGGCCTCAAATTCTCAAAGAGGAAAGAAGCACTACCACCGCCACACTTCTTACCAGATACAGCAATTGGAGAT GTTCTTCAAGGAATGTCCCCATCCCGATGAAAACCAGCGGCGTCAACTGGGTAGAGAACTGGGTCTTGAGCCTAAGCAGATAAAATTTTGGTTCCAAAACAAGAGGACTCAGACAAAG GCTCAGAATGAGAGAGCTGATAACAGCAGTCTGAGAGTGGAGAACGAGAAAATCCATTGTGAGAACCTTGCAATTGGTGAGGCTCTCAGAAATGTGCTGTGCCCAACTTGTCGGGGTCCCCCCtttggggaagaagaaagaCAGCTTAATCTTCAGAAGCTAAAGATAGAAAATTCCCAGTTAAAAAAAGAG TACGAGAGAGTATCCCAACTTGTTGCCAATTACCTAGGGAAGTCTGCTGAGCAAATTCCTTCATTATCACACTCGTTAAACTTTCAGGCTGAAGGATTTGCAGTTCAAGGGATACAGGGAAGTCTTTCTCTAAACCTTGGTATTGGAAAATCAAATTCCACCATGCAATACCCATTAAATGCAAGCCTTGATTGGGAAAAATCACTCATGATTGAGACTGCAATTAGTGCTATGGATGAATTGCTCAGGCTTTTGCGAGTTAATGAACCCTTGTGGATCAAGTCCCCAATGGATGGGGGATATGTACTTCATCGTGATAGCTATGACAAGCTTTTTCCTAGGTCTAATCAATTTAAAAGTTCTACAGCCTGGATAGAGTCATCGAAAGATTCGGGTGTGGTGCCAATGAGTGGAAGACACTTGCTTGACATGTTTCTGGATGCGGTTCACCCTGATATCACATgctttaaatgtataattttctgTACTAGAAATGAATTTGTGTGCCTAATTGCTTTGTTTCTGCAGAATAAATGGGTGGATATTTTCCCTACGATAGTTACAAAAGCAAGGACAATTGAAGTACTTGATACCAGAATTCTTGGAGATCAAGGTGGTGTTTTGCAGCTG ATGTATGAACAAATGCATATCTTGTCGCCTCTTGTGGTACCTCGAGAGTTCTACTTCCTCCGATATTGTCAAGAAGTAGAGCCATGCATGTGGGTTATGGTTGATATTTCATGTGATTTCTTCAGAGAGGACCCTCGTACATCTCCTCCCCAATCATGGAAGCTTCCTTCTGGTTGCATGATTGAAGATAAGTCCAATGGATGCTGTGAA GTGACATGGGTGGAACATGTAGAAGTGGATGATCAATCTCAAACCCATTACCTGTATAGAGATTTAATATGTGGGGGATCAGCATTTGGAGCTCAACGATGGATTTTTACTCTTCAGAGGATGTCTGAGAGATTGGCATGCTCAACAGGGTCACTTAGTCATGAACTTGCAGGGG TGATTGATATGCCTGAAGGAAGGAGAAGCGTAATGGATCTTTCCCACAGAATGGTCAAGAATTTTTGGGGAATGTTGAGCATGTCAGGTAAACTAGAATTTCCTCATTTGGGCAATGGAGTTCACGTCTCAGTTCGCCATAGCAATGAACCAGACCAACCTGGTGGAATGATTGTCAGTGCTGCTTCGTCTCTGTGGCTCCCTCTATCATGCGAGATcctgtttaatttttttggaaatgtGAAAACGCGAATTCAG TGGGACGTGGTCTCAGATGGAAAACCAGTGCAAGAGATTGTGCATGTCCCTTGTGGAACTAATCCAGGAAATTGTATATCTATTATCCAG CCGTTCTTTCCCACCGAGAACAGCATGCTGATGCTTCAGGAGAGCTGCATAGATCCTTTGGGATCGCTTGTAGTCCATGCCCCCATTGACTTATCAGCAATCAAGTCAGCCATGCATGGGGAGGACTCTGCAAGCATACCAATTCTTCCATCAGGCTTTGTTATCTCTGGTGATGGCCGTCCCGATCAAGGAAGCATGGGAACTTCATCAAGCTCAAGCATCCCAAGGTCCGGTGGTTCAATTCTTACAGTGGCTTTCCAGATTCTGGTTTGTGACCAAGACCAGGTGAGTTTGGAGTCTGTGGATACGGTAACTTCCCTTGTCACCTCTACCATCCAGAAAATGAAGGCTGCCCTCAATTGCTCCGATGTGTAG
- the LOC127803840 gene encoding homeobox-leucine zipper protein ROC8-like isoform X11 yields MILTFDYPSCALIDSVPFDRKKSPRLTFYRAPPVSRLTVSFAVHQAICSGSSHEVSLNSGNWRICFLFRPCKFNFQVPPVSWNEFFKECPHPDENQRRQLGRELGLEPKQIKFWFQNKRTQTKAQNERADNSSLRVENEKIHCENLAIGEALRNVLCPTCRGPPFGEEERQLNLQKLKIENSQLKKEYERVSQLVANYLGKSAEQIPSLSHSLNFQAEGFAVQGIQGSLSLNLGIGKSNSTMQYPLNASLDWEKSLMIETAISAMDELLRLLRVNEPLWIKSPMDGGYVLHRDSYDKLFPRSNQFKSSTAWIESSKDSGVVPMSGRHLLDMFLDAVHPDITCFKCIIFCTRNEFVCLIALFLQNKWVDIFPTIVTKARTIEVLDTRILGDQGGVLQLMYEQMHILSPLVVPREFYFLRYCQEVEPCMWVMVDISCDFFREDPRTSPPQSWKLPSGCMIEDKSNGCCEVTWVEHVEVDDQSQTHYLYRDLICGGSAFGAQRWIFTLQRMSERLACSTGSLSHELAGVIDMPEGRRSVMDLSHRMVKNFWGMLSMSGKLEFPHLGNGVHVSVRHSNEPDQPGGMIVSAASSLWLPLSCEILFNFFGNVKTRIQVHTKNGTWSQMENQCKRLCMSLVELIQEIVYLLSSRSFPPRTAC; encoded by the exons ATGATTCTAACATTTGACTATCCAAGCTGTGCTTTGATCGATTCGGTGCCTTTTGATCGTAAAAAATCTCCACGACTGACGTTTTATAGGGCTCCTCCAGTCTCCAGATTAACGGTATCTTTTGCTGTGCAT CAGGCTATTTGTTCAGGGTCGTCACACGAAGTTTCTCTTAACTCTGGAAACTGGAGGATCTGTTTTCTGTTTCGGCCCTGCAAATTTAATTTTCAg GTGCCTCCGGTTAGTTGGAACGA GTTCTTCAAGGAATGTCCCCATCCCGATGAAAACCAGCGGCGTCAACTGGGTAGAGAACTGGGTCTTGAGCCTAAGCAGATAAAATTTTGGTTCCAAAACAAGAGGACTCAGACAAAG GCTCAGAATGAGAGAGCTGATAACAGCAGTCTGAGAGTGGAGAACGAGAAAATCCATTGTGAGAACCTTGCAATTGGTGAGGCTCTCAGAAATGTGCTGTGCCCAACTTGTCGGGGTCCCCCCtttggggaagaagaaagaCAGCTTAATCTTCAGAAGCTAAAGATAGAAAATTCCCAGTTAAAAAAAGAG TACGAGAGAGTATCCCAACTTGTTGCCAATTACCTAGGGAAGTCTGCTGAGCAAATTCCTTCATTATCACACTCGTTAAACTTTCAGGCTGAAGGATTTGCAGTTCAAGGGATACAGGGAAGTCTTTCTCTAAACCTTGGTATTGGAAAATCAAATTCCACCATGCAATACCCATTAAATGCAAGCCTTGATTGGGAAAAATCACTCATGATTGAGACTGCAATTAGTGCTATGGATGAATTGCTCAGGCTTTTGCGAGTTAATGAACCCTTGTGGATCAAGTCCCCAATGGATGGGGGATATGTACTTCATCGTGATAGCTATGACAAGCTTTTTCCTAGGTCTAATCAATTTAAAAGTTCTACAGCCTGGATAGAGTCATCGAAAGATTCGGGTGTGGTGCCAATGAGTGGAAGACACTTGCTTGACATGTTTCTGGATGCGGTTCACCCTGATATCACATgctttaaatgtataattttctgTACTAGAAATGAATTTGTGTGCCTAATTGCTTTGTTTCTGCAGAATAAATGGGTGGATATTTTCCCTACGATAGTTACAAAAGCAAGGACAATTGAAGTACTTGATACCAGAATTCTTGGAGATCAAGGTGGTGTTTTGCAGCTG ATGTATGAACAAATGCATATCTTGTCGCCTCTTGTGGTACCTCGAGAGTTCTACTTCCTCCGATATTGTCAAGAAGTAGAGCCATGCATGTGGGTTATGGTTGATATTTCATGTGATTTCTTCAGAGAGGACCCTCGTACATCTCCTCCCCAATCATGGAAGCTTCCTTCTGGTTGCATGATTGAAGATAAGTCCAATGGATGCTGTGAA GTGACATGGGTGGAACATGTAGAAGTGGATGATCAATCTCAAACCCATTACCTGTATAGAGATTTAATATGTGGGGGATCAGCATTTGGAGCTCAACGATGGATTTTTACTCTTCAGAGGATGTCTGAGAGATTGGCATGCTCAACAGGGTCACTTAGTCATGAACTTGCAGGGG TGATTGATATGCCTGAAGGAAGGAGAAGCGTAATGGATCTTTCCCACAGAATGGTCAAGAATTTTTGGGGAATGTTGAGCATGTCAGGTAAACTAGAATTTCCTCATTTGGGCAATGGAGTTCACGTCTCAGTTCGCCATAGCAATGAACCAGACCAACCTGGTGGAATGATTGTCAGTGCTGCTTCGTCTCTGTGGCTCCCTCTATCATGCGAGATcctgtttaatttttttggaaatgtGAAAACGCGAATTCAGGTTCATactaaaaa TGGGACGTGGTCTCAGATGGAAAACCAGTGCAAGAGATTGTGCATGTCCCTTGTGGAACTAATCCAGGAAATTGTATATCTATTATCCAG CCGTTCTTTCCCACCGAGAACAGCATGCTGA